The Anas acuta chromosome 7, bAnaAcu1.1, whole genome shotgun sequence DNA window ataaaaatttTTTTGGTCAGTGTTTTGGTTTGGCATCTTTGGAGTAATTAACAGCAAGAATTATTTTCCTGGAATAAAGGAGACTCTTGGTACTGTAAAAGGTTAGGATGTTGTTTCATTGTATAGAATTAACTCTGCAAGGATAGGTCTATTCTGCCCATTGGTAGTTGTTTCATATCTATAATGTGGGATCATTGGTTTAAAGGATTAAAATTATTAAGAGAAATAAGTAAAGTTAGCAGGGCAAAGTTCAACCCGCCGGAGTTCGGACTTGTTCAGGTCCATTTAGTACATCATTGTTTGTACTTTGAAGACCAGATGCTTATACCTGGCCAGTCTGCATAATTGTGGGGAAAGAACAACAGAACAAGGGTTAAGTGAAATTTCATACTGTCACTACAACTCATGTGTCCCAGTATCAATGTTCACTGGTTGAGATCTGCAGGCAGTTAGAGCGGAATGTAGTGAGcccagcatttttgttttttcagtttatctCTCAACTTCTACTGACTTAGCATGTTCAAAGAGTAGTATTGAGGGTACAGCAGTAAGTGCTGATAAGCTGCCTTGGCCATTGCCCTAGCTGTTACTACATACCCTTTGCTGACATTGATTTTTCAGAGTTACAGAAGGAGGTTTTAGTTAGTTTTTGATTGTTCAGAATTACTTCAGTGTGACTTTCAtcataattaagaaaaaagatgtaCTCATTAAATGTCTGAGTTTAGTATTTTTGTAACTTTGTTCTTCATGTAGTTCAAGGATTTGTGAATTTACAGAATACAGAATACATGCTGGAAATGCAAAAAATTGAACTAAAAATGAATCTGCtttattacaataaaaaataggatGACTGTGTTTATTTGACagtttgattttgctttttatggACTGCTTTTAAATGGATTTGTCACTTCATTGTTAGGACTTGGATGAAGGTTTGCACCAAAAAATTGCAACAGAAATGAATCTTTCTGAAACTGCCTTCATCAGAAAACTGCACCCTGCAGATGACTTCACCAAAAGTGAGTGGTTCTGTTTGAGCACCAATATTGCTTtcaaaagaataagaaaatactgtGGGTTCATTTATAAGGAAAAAGCTAGTTTGTaagacagcaaaagcaaaatcttGGAGTTGAGTTGCATCttacaataataatattaagGTTTTTGCACATGGATTCTTTACAGTACTTGTTTTGCatatcaaattaattttataatatgCAAACACTCATAAATTAGAACATTTGTATTAGTATCTTTCACTAAGTAAGCAAGTTGTATACAGAAAATCTCCTGAAAGTGCCATGCAAAGATCCTTCAATTAATACTTCTATTTCTACTAATTATCTCTTGAGATAGTTCTATTATACATCCAGAAGAGAGACAGGGCTTATTCTGTATGCACAGGACTGCAGAGTGAGCAGAATCTGGCTTGGCTGTTCAGGAAATCATCACCAGGGTAACTGTAAGCTGTTCTTTGAGTTTGCACAAAGTCTTAGAAACTGACTGTGGAGCCAGTACCGGAAAAAAACAGGTTTCCATCAAAAACAAGGAATGTGGAATTGCACAAACAAACGCTTAAGGCTGCTTATTTGATCAGTTTGAGTGGACAGAATTCACTCTTCTTCTTTGGTAGGGCTTGTATATGTGTGGGGTGAGGAAACGGGTAGATgctgaaaaaggcaaaaaatatcAAACACAGAGCCCAATCAGAATTGCTTTGTGGATTAGTTCTCAGTATGCTGATTCTACTCACTTTGCAGCTGTGTTATCCTGAAGACAGATTTCAGATTAAGGTACTGAGTTAGCATCTAGTTATCTTagattttttgaatttttttaatcaaccaattgaaataaattttttaGTGAAATAAATGGTTAGAATACATTAGTCTTTTACCACTATTAACTGGTAGTTTAAACAAAATAAGTCATAACTGCTCTAGCTGAGGTGTAAATTCCATTATACCAGCAAAACTCTTTACTGGTgcattgtgttttatttatggggaaaaatcttgttttacaCTTGTAAGCAAGGAGCTTCTCTACTCTGCAAATTCTTTGTCCTTATAACAAAGTAGTTTTCCTCTGTAGACTCAAGTTGTAGTCCTGGCTCAAAAGCAATGGCTATTCCAAAAATCAGTACAAAATAGATTCCTAAAAGGGTGTTTGGGACTGAGACTGATTACAGCATGCATTTTAACTTAAATGTCCTTACTGTATATAAAGTTTTTGACATaaattgaagaggaaaaaatcctCTTCCACTAAAtaacaaactttatttttaaggttccTGCTTTGGACTCAGATGGTTCACTCCAGCCAATGAAGTTCCTCTGTGTGGTCATGCTACACTTGcctcagctgctgttttgtttcacaTACAAAGTATGTTTACAAGCTATTTGTTactataattttttattaattgtaAGCTTGTAGTCTGATGTCTGCATTTAGGATTCTGATGTCCTGCCATCACTAAAGACTAGTCTCAGCAGCTTATTTACTAAATTAGCTGGGAATTTTGTCCTGGAATACAGGTTTACTGTAGCTATTAGGTTTTTAGCTGTATAACTAACTTTTTTGAATGTATTAGGCTAAAAgctataataatttatatttaaattcttaCGCTTGACAATGTTGCAATATTGTGTCTCTCTAGAAAACACAAATTCAGTTCTTACTTTTGTCACTCTGAGTGGGGAATTAAAAACGAGACGAGAGAAAGATCATATTGTCCTGGACTTACCGCTTTATTCAACCTACCCACAGGTGagtcaaaattttatttataaaaggctTTCAAGGAAAGCCTGTGTTTATGTTTGCATGGGTGTATATATATCTACCTATCTGTAGTCAGATGGCTGTATGGCATACATGTTCTatcttttacagtttttctttttttttttttgctttaggcACTTGAGGAAGTAGGAGAGTTAATAAAGGTAAGTAGAAATACTcttagaaatacatttaaattagctatacttatttttgtatattaaaaTGGCTGAATAGTGACAACATGATGTTGGTTGAGGTACTTCATAGAGATTCATAAAACCTGAAAACTCTTAAGTTCTGCAGTTCAAGAAATGGAATTCTCCAAAATGCTGCAGTTAACCTTTTTGTCTTCCACTGCCGGTGCTTGGCATGTATTTCAGTGAATGTATGTGAGGGTACTCTGGTGTCCTTGCCCTGTTCTTAGTTTCTGGATTTCTTTCCAAGTTGACAAACATGGAGCTCCTGGCACCTGCCCATATCCATTCATGCACTTagtgaatttaattttcttgcatgtgTGTTCTCATGGGCTGCGTCAAAGACCTTGCATGAGCCCTATTCTAGCAGAGAATTTGTTTGAGGAATATTTTAAGGAGATATTTTATATTCAGAtgactctgtttttctttgttcctttaaCTCTTTTTTACCAGGCAGCTGTTGGTGACATGATTGTTCAAGATCTCCGTTATTCTCCTGACACAAAGAAGCTCCTGGTCCGCCTCAGTGATACTTATGAAAGGTTTGTGATACTTTTTGAATCAAGCATGCAGAAATTGATTCCTTTCATTTAACCACTATTCCATATAGGCTAGgtttacttacttttttttagaaacagTTGGAGATTAAAAACTCTAATTTAAACTCTCATGTTAAATAATTCTGTAATCTTCCCGTGTAAGTTTACAGAACCagcaaaactaaactaaactggGAGTCTAGCTTCTCAGCTGAAGAACTATTAATTGTAGAGCTATAGAGGTCCTCATGGTGAGACAAGACACATCGACAGAATGCCATGGATTCACATGCCCAATTGACTGTAATCTGCTTACACATTCCTTACAGCATCATAAGTAGCTTTACAGAGGAAATTCCAATTCAATTGATTTCAAAGCATTTGTTAATCTCAGAGACCTGAATTTCCTTGTTGAAtatcatttgtgtgtgtgtgtgtgtgtatatatatatatatatacgcacatacatacatatacgTATATATTGTCCAAGCCTAAATTTTTTAATCAGGTCAAATTGCAATTGTTACTTGAAATTTGGACAAACTACTGTTTATAGAGTGAGGTAATGGGgagatttaaacaaaaaaatcagctgaataTCAGTATTTTTACTCTTTCAATACTTCGTTTTTTAGGGAGGTATCTGCAGCTTCACAGAGACTGAGAGAATTGGGACTGTTATAGAGTGCTTTACAATTCTTTGAAGATCTGAAAAGTATtagttgtttcctttttctggaAGCATGTGGAGTGCTTACACTTTGCATTCTGTagtgatgaaatattttgtccagtgatggaaaaacagaaatgaaagcgTATATTTctagagcttttttttctgggcattttatttctgttttcagaaataggAAATACATGGCCTGGccttttttctctgcttacTAGGAGTGTAGTATATTCAGGGTAGTCTTATGTCAAAAGACATTGGGAGAACAATTTGCTCCAACACTTTGTTGTGGCTGTTTTGAGATTGTAGAGAAGACAGTTTTGTAGCTTTCTGATGCTTTTCAATACTTGAACTCgtgtgaaattaatttttaaaatattctataaTTAAATTCAAGGTCTGTGTTAGAAAAACTGCAAGTGAACGCACAACAATTTCTATCAGCTGAAAAGACTGGAAAGGTGAAAGGACTCATACTCACTCTTAAGGGAAACTCCAGAGGAAAAGATAAAGGCCATGATTTTTACTCCAGATATTTTGCACCTTGGTATGGAGTTCTGGAAGACCCTGTTACAGGTATGTATTTGCATCATGGATGAATTACTCTTGTTTCAGTTCAGTTAAAATGTTCTTATTAAACTTCATGAATTAGTACTTCAGAGTCTCTCTTATAAATTACTGCTTTCTATGGACAGCAGGAAAATTTTGACTGATGTGAACCTCATTCAGAAAAAATCAGCTTCCTGCTGTCAGGAAGCCAGGTCAGATGttcctgcctcttttttttttcagatcttttcCCTGAAGTATTACAattacagaaaagcaagagaatGCTTTGGTATTGAGCAAGTACTGCAGAAGTTCATATCCACTTCTTTCAGTGTTATTTTGTGCTTCAGCTGAAATCGCTTCTTGgtttaagaacattttattgTGTGTGTTCTCAGTGCTGCAAGTAATAAGAACTTAGCTAGGTATATTTTTAGAGGCAGAGACACTAGTTCGAAGTCTTCCTTTGATGTTCTGCTCCATAGATGTGATAATATTTGCTGCAGAATGATCGAAGTAATATTATTTGCTTAGGTACCCCTTAATCACAGGTTAATTGCTAGTCTGATGAGAACTTAGTCAAAAATACTCATTAAGTGTTTTGCTAAATAGAAGTAGGTCTTTATTGGAATAATGGTAGTCATTCTGCTTTTCTAGCAGAAAGGTTTGCAAGTAAACACAGGCCATGTTTCAGTTATTAAACTTGTAATCCTGCTTTACTGTTAAACCAGGGGACAGAGTAGTGGATGTATCTGATCCCAGGGCTTGTTCCTTAAGTTTTGTGAGAAGATTATTATTCTTATGTAGGAAAAGCTATATGTTCCCTGAATCTCTGAGATTTTCTAGGCTCGTAGCTCACAGTTGCTTGTCTTGCACCTGCAATCGCCCTTTCTTTTATAGAAACCAATCTCTTCATTATACTGCTGAATTGTACTTGTAAGTGATACAACTTTGTATTATCTTTCTTCTGTGAGAATTTCTTAATTGTTACAtgtcctggtgtcccagagcCCTGATAATTATAGCTAGTTCACAGTTGGGTTTCCAGCAGAGTGTCTTTGCCCCTAGCTGCTAATGTATACTGAAGCAGCATGTCCAGCTAAAAATCCAATAAGTCATTCTACATTTTTAAGCCATCTGCCACTCAGGAAACAATAAGTTGGTCTACCAGAGGCTGTAGTGAGATCTTAAAAGACCACCGTGAGTTACATCCTGATACTTAGTGttcaagactgaaaaaaaacccAGAGGTTTGCTTGTGAAAACTGTTAAGAGAgggaattctttcttttttgcacATTGACTTCTGTCTACctattcttaaaaaataaaaaaatccaagattctttttttttttccttatgggTAGCTGTTGGTGTTTAATTGAATAACATTATGTTTAGATGAATAGTATTATTAAGCTTAATATTTTGAGATTCCATTGTTAGGAAACTTCACTTGTTTACCAAAAGTCAATACTTTGGCCCAAGTATTTTAATCTGTAGTGTCTGTTGTTCCTACCAATTGAGCCTCATTTTGAAGCCCTTACGCAAAATTTCCATTGAAGTCAGAGGATGAGGAAGTAATACTGCTTgatcataaataaatgaaatgacaaaGCTTTACGTTCTGTCTGCTCTGCAGACTCCTAGGCATTTTTACTCTTAAGTGCACACAGGTGCCACTTGATTTTTATATGGTATTTACATTTTGAATGTGATTGCTCTGTAAAATAGTGATTCTAATGTAATTCTGTACTTTGTGTTCTAATTTCTTTTCAGGATCTGCCCATGCTGTTTTAAGCAGCTACTGGtcagagcagctggggaagaCAGAAATGCTTGGTAAGAGGGACTGTCATCTTGGAAAGCTGtccatttatttaaaagctaccaactttaaattaaataaaattacaacCCCAAAACAGTAATAACTCCCTATCCATTTTCCCATCATGAGTAGAATAACATATAATAATTTTGTGAGagataatctttaaaaaattgttttgtttcctgcctACCAACGTGACACACCATGTTTGCATAGAATCTGAAGTGTCAGTTCTGGATCCTAACTCTCATTAGTTTTTGATCTCAGCTTTTGTATTTTAGCTGTCATGACCTTTCATCATGGCTGAAGCTTGGTAAGCTTTAGATGATATCCTAGTAGTCCTGTCTCTCTCAGTGGGTGGTGATGACTGTGttagaaatactatttttttgtGCACTCGGCAACAATTGGTAATACCTAGTCTAATCAGAGATTGGACTCTTGTTTGTAAATGCTTTTCCAAACAGCCACTTTGAATATAAGCCTTCCTATATTTAGCCAAATGAATCTCAGAGTGGACTTTTTTTGAATGGTAATCTCTTTAAAGGATCTGTTAGCCCTCCGTAGCTTGGCATGATAATCCACGGTAACTGAGACCTTCTCCATCATGGATTGAAGGAAACGTTTATCAGTCTGTTCCAAGGTCATATTTGCATTTACATCATACAGATCTGTGATAGTTATCATAaagttgaggaaaaaatattttctgaagaacaacCGTCTTTGGTATTGCATCTTTATGGACTGGCTGTTTCTCATAAGATTTGTTGATTTCAGTCTTTAATGTCAGGTGCTGAAAGTCTTCCTTCACACCTGTCAGCAGTGTTTCTCTAAACAATCAGACACAAATTctgtctgtatttttatatgGTACTTTCTACTTctatgttttcatttgtttcatatGTGTCATGCTGTTTCCTCTTTTAGAGAAACTATCTCAAGCAGCAAAGGCAATTTATACTATAATCTACTCCCCTAGTATTTTTAGTGGGGAAGAAACAAGTCCCATCTTCCCGCAGGCTagattttttcatatttcatgcaTATATGAAAAATACTCTAGTACAGGTGAAAATAAATCGCCACTGGGAAGTCTTCTTATGAATAGTAAAGCAAGTATATATCAatctttttcaaattattacCACAAaagaaagtgtgtgtgtatattatgtatataaaataaaaataaaatcagtagtGGCAGTAATCAGTAGCAGCAATAAATAATattgcaaaaaatatatatatttgtcttaCAGGTTACTGAAAACATCACTAGTAAAGTAGCAAATGTATTTGTGGTAGATTACctatatacacaaatatatgtTCAAAATGTTACTGATAGCAAGCAGGTacaaattccatttttaatttgattatttATAAAAGATAACTTATCACcaaaaatttataaataaaagcatattttgacTCTTCAGAAACTTTCACAACAGCTTTTTTAATATCTGATATCTTTTATTGCAAGAATTACGGCTTTCTTCCAAATGAAAGATCTGTTAGTTCCAAAATAGATTAGATATGAAATGGTATAAAAACGAAGAACATTACATGTATTGTCAGCTCTCTCTGAGTTTTGGGACCTCTAGGAGGAGGTCAGCTACATCTCCGCTGAAGTATCAGACATAATATCCTGTGTCTAGgttctcttctatttttattagaCCAAACTGTCAAACACTGACAACTCCTATCAACTACAAAGAgaattttcaattctttttacAAGGTAAAATGCTTTAATCATTTTTCCTGGAGGTATGTAAATATTCTTGTGTTTAAGGTGTGTTAAATGAGAATTCACTATCAGTCCTTACGTTTTTTCATTTGAAGAGTCCCtgaaatatatctatatttaaaaaaaaaataatctatccTATCAGGTGTTAGATTTCAATTGCTAATGAATacaatatttacattatttagCAATTTTCACAGTATTCAGTCTTTCATGTAGCTTTATGATATTTATAAACCTACATGAGCAATATGATATATCCAAACAAATTATAGGactttccaaattattttaaagacaagGGGCCTGATCCAGGGCAGGTTTTTTTGTATTTGGTAAAGCTAGAGGAGTCTTTTCTGTACCTCTTCACTTCAACtaactaaattattttattgcatgGTTCCTGTTGTTGCCTCTAACTTCTGTGATTCCTTTCCAATACAGAACAGGTTTAGAAATTTTAGTTGTGAGTTTTTTGGGGGAGTGGGATAGATCCTTTGCCCCCCTACTTCAATTGTAAGCTTGTCTTTTAGAAACGTTTGCCAGAATTTCTTTCAACATAAGGTCCTGTCTGTTAGTTTTTTAGTCTCCTCACAATTTTTGAATAAGTTGCCTCATAAGGTGGAATaaatatgtgtttatttttttctgctgattttaagTCTCATGAAGTGAAGAGTTCTGCACATTTACAGTCATAGCTTTCATCTTTCCCAGTTAATCTCAGCATACAGACTGATAGAAttcactgcttttatttttagtaggTGTTCTGTTTCCCTAGGGCTACATTAGATTTACACAGAAGTATAGTATTTCTGCCAAAGTGTTTCCCTCCATCAGTCAGTAGATTTGTCCACCTTCTCTTTTTAGAGAAAGTCTTAGAGACTGAATTCAGCTGTGATATATTATTTCTACAGATCAGAATGTACAGATTTGTGTTTATACTGGGAATAGTGTGTGTAGTATGAGAAATTCCTGGTAAATCCGCACATGGGAGGGATGTGCAACAACTGCATGTTCCAGAAAGCGAGTGTGTACATCAGAGATGGTTGAGTCTCTTTGAAGACAAtgctattaaataaaatcatctaGTTAATGAAATATTCCATGCAAGTCTGTTTCCTTTCAGACACAGTGTGAAGTATCATTGTTTCTgtgtgagagaaagaaaagatcaaGTACCATTTACATACAGGCTTGCATaaaatctttgtctttttttccttgtattttggAGGTTtctttgaaagtaaaataaaatggacCAATATCAAAATAACCTCAGTAATCTTGCCATGAAACAGACAGAACTAGTTccacatttaaagaaagaaaaacaaaaatcaggcAACCTCTGAAGATATGAAACAATttatctcttttctttaaatctgcTATCACAAGGAGGTGGGGAAGGTTTAGCTGTGTATCCACACTTGGCAATAACAGTTTATCAAATTTATCATGGTATGGAGTATTCTAATTAAAGTCATTAGTCCATAAATAGGTATTGCTCTGATAAGTTACAAATGATAGCCAGTAGTTCTATAAATAAAGAAGACCAGAAAGTATCAGTAGCAATTATTATAGAGCTCCTGTTCTTACTGGTTTTGGAGCCTTGGGAATCTGATATCCTGCTCTAAGTAAGAGCTTTCTAGTCAGCTGTGGCTGAGAAACCATCTTAAAGCATATGGTGTGTGTGCCGTCTGATGGAGATCCTGCACTCTGCCAGGAACTGAATGCAGTCTCTACCCAATTACAAATTGGGGAATTGTGAGGAAAAGGTTGTTTGCTTTGAGCAACCTTTGTCATTGGAATTTCATTGAGTAGGGAGACTGTGAACATCAGTGGCTTGTCTCATCCATTTACAGccttttacaaaaacaaaatgatatGAAACTCTAACCTTTGCAAGATGACTTCTTAACGAGAGCATTTGCTGATCAAGTAATTATGCAGCTAAAATTGGACTACTGAAACAAGACTACAGACTCAACATGCTAGCTAAGCGTTATCTTCCCACCTGAATATGGCTTAAACAGCTTCAGCAAAAATGGAGCTTTGTGATTATTCACAGGTGGAAAGCTATTCTCTGTAAACTTTATCTGGCTGTATTAAGtgatattttcagaattatatAAATCAATATCTTTTCCTGTCTACGTAACAATTTGTTCTCAGTTTGTGACAGCTGAAGCAGTGTCTATGTTTCTTCATAGACCACTAggtacttcatttttatttacccTTTAACCCAAAACATGCTTTGAACCTTTTATTTAATTGTAGTTCAGTACTAGAAAAGTGGTTCTCTGTTCTTTCACAGATAAGTGTTCTTCCTTCTTGCTTATGGAAACTGTATCCCATGAATGGGTGCATTCAAGACATACCTaaacatgcaaaagaaactTAGCTGGCTGCACCACAGCAAACCATCCTTCATTGCTTAGTACTACGTAGTACTTCTGTCACATTCTGTATGtgacatatatgtatattcttGTCTGAGATAGACCCTCAGCTAATCTTCATCCATAAAGACAATTCATCCAGGTTGTCTCTGGTACAGTGACTGACTTGATGCTGCTTGCTTTCTGGAGACAGAGGCATCATTAGCCTGAATTTTCatgcatttagaaaaaaataaaattgtattataTACTAGAATTTTAACTCTGAATTCTTGTTTCTATTTAGCTTTTCAATGTTCTCGCCGTGGAGGAGAATTGAAGATTTCACTGCGTAATGATGGAAGAGTTGAAATTGCGGGGCAATTTGCTATTGTGTTGAAAGGAAACTTGACTTTATGAAGAAACTGATACTAACAGTTTCATCTCTCACACCTTCATATTATTCCTATTGTGTTGATTATATCTTAGTTCTAGACACTGAATCACCATGGTCATCAAGAATCTTTGATTACTTACTGTCCACCTTTAAAAGGTGCTTGAAAACGTTCACTTCTAAACTTCAAGATCCCTGatattgttttcttcactttcttctgATGACTTCGTATGTGCACTAATCTCAGAAAGCTGTCAAAGGATAGCTGTCTAATTTTTCTGCTCTAAAATGattgtttcatttgtttccaaattctatgttttaaaagccatttctgTCTCCTGGATTGATTTGTAAACTTACCTGATGGATAAAACAATCAACCTTTTTCCGTATTCAGTTATTCTCCTTAAAATCTGTCAtccttccaagaaaaaaaatcctctctgcCACATCTTGAGATGTTCCTCATGCTTGTTAATTTACTTGAATTAAAATATGAAGCAAATATAGAAGGTTTAACAATATGCTTTATGGTTCTCTTTTATGAACAGTATCTTCCAAAGACAAATGGTGTTGCAGTGGCTAATAGTACTGCTGCTTAGTCAGTAGTTTAAAGTTTTAACAGAAAGATTTAAGAGATTGACATAGCGATACACTTAAAAGTAgctgaaattttaaagaaaactttattggttaatgtaatatttacttttcaaagaCTGAATATTTGCTCCTAAATTAAAAGTTTCTTCTGTAATGTTCTTCATGGAGCATACTGCTTCAGATGTCactttttccatttgtgttctcatttttcttagGATTTATTAGGGATATAATAAGTAACTGTTTTAGCTACTCTagctaaaatctgttttccattccAAATCACTTTTATCCTAAACTGAATTAGTTCTTCTTTTTTGTGATCTTTCAggataatatattttaaattcaaaggCATTGCCATACTGTGGAAACAGCTGGATATTATATGCAGTCCTTTATAAATGATAAGGAACTTGTGCCAAATTACCATCTTTCCAGCTATCTTGAATTCTATCACAACTCGTAATTTACGTTTTACTTAAGCCCAAGCAGCTGAAGGCAAGTAACAGTGTGAGAATCCTAggattcatttaaaataaaagtttctggTTCTTGTAGCTGCTTAGCTACATAttgaaaatgtgatttaaatgtACCACAAAGATTGAGAGCAAGACGGTAAGCAGATTTCCAAGTTGAAATGCATGTTCTTCTGTATTCAGTCTTGCCTGAAGATCAGGGATGTGACATTTGATTTACAAACACGGAATCATCATGTGCAAGACACAGAAATGACGGCAGTTCAACAGCAATGTTGCAGTGGCATATTTTGCCTTGACCTTGCCttcttgtaaagaaaaatgatcaCTTTCCAGCTAGTGACTTGGATTCATTTGAGGAGCGATACTGGAAACTTGTTTTCCTGCTGGCGTATGCAAAGAGTGAATCTCAGAATCTGAGGTGCTTTAAAAACACTCCAGCACTTAAAGAATATAAATCAACTAAAGAAGCAATTACTGTTCACATGTCtgcatttaataaatatta harbors:
- the PBLD gene encoding phenazine biosynthesis-like domain-containing protein, which translates into the protein MQIPIFTVDAFTNRPFCGNPAAVCLLENDLDEGLHQKIATEMNLSETAFIRKLHPADDFTKSSCFGLRWFTPANEVPLCGHATLASAAVLFHIQKNTNSVLTFVTLSGELKTRREKDHIVLDLPLYSTYPQALEEVGELIKAAVGDMIVQDLRYSPDTKKLLVRLSDTYERSVLEKLQVNAQQFLSAEKTGKVKGLILTLKGNSRGKDKGHDFYSRYFAPWYGVLEDPVTGSAHAVLSSYWSEQLGKTEMLAFQCSRRGGELKISLRNDGRVEIAGQFAIVLKGNLTL